The proteins below are encoded in one region of Megalops cyprinoides isolate fMegCyp1 chromosome 14, fMegCyp1.pri, whole genome shotgun sequence:
- the LOC118789100 gene encoding BTB/POZ domain-containing protein KCTD12-like, producing the protein MALADDARGISNGADNGSTFSEIIELNVGGQVYITRHTTLTAVPDTLLWTMFSQKTPKDLARDSKGRYFLDRDGFLFRYILDYLRDLNLVLPDYFPEKCRLQREAEFFQLHELSRRLSPKVSKEDSISEDISQSDPEEAAFLSAVGGSVASMETLRLVPSARSAHPRSPSLESRRSGYITVGYRGTYTIGRDIQADAKFRRVARITVCGKTSLAKEVFGDTLNESRDPDRPPERYTSRYYLKFNFLEQAFDRLTEAGFHMVACSSTGTCAYTSNDPNEDKIWTSYTEYVFCRE; encoded by the coding sequence ATGGCTTTGGCAGATGACGCACGTGGGATATCCAACGGCGCAGACAACGGAtccacattttctgaaataattgAGCTAAATGTTGGCGGGCAGGTTTACATTACTCGACACACGACTTTAACAGCCGTCCCAGACACTCTTCTCTGGACCATGTTTAGCCAGAAGACCCCTAAAGATCTGGCCCGAGACAGCAAAGGACGCTACTTTTTGGACAGAGATGGCTTTCTGTTCCGTTACATTTTGGATTACCTGCGGGACCTGAACCTTGTTTTGCCCGATTACTTTCCAGAGAAATGCAGACTGCAGAGGGAAGCTGAATTTTTCCAGCTACACGAGCTCTCCAGGCGCCTTAGCCCCAAAGTGAGCAAGGAGGACTCCATCAGTGAGGATATATCTCAGAGCGACCCCGAGGAGGCTGCGTTCCTGAGCGCGGTCGGGGGCTCCGTGGCCAGCATGGAAACCTTGCGCCTTGTGCCATCCGCCAGAAGCGCCCACCCTCGCTCTCCGTCCCTGGAGTCTCGAAGATCAGGCTACATTACTGTTGGATACAGGGGCACGTACACCATTGGAAGAGACATCCAAGCCGATGCAAAATTCAGGAGGGTGGCCAGAATTACTGTGTGCGGGAAGACGTCTCTTGCAAAGGAAGTGTTTGGAGATACCCTGAACGAGAGCAGGGACCCGGACAGACCCCCAGAGAGGTATACGTCCCGGTATTacttaaaatttaattttctggAGCAGGCATTTGATAGGCTGACGGAGGCTGGCTTTCATATGGTAGCTTGCAGCTCCACGGGTACTTGCGCTTATACCAGCAATGACCCCAACGAGGATAAGATCTGGACAAGCTATACTGAGTATGTGTTCTGTCGAGAATGA